A portion of the Mesobacillus sp. AQ2 genome contains these proteins:
- a CDS encoding NfeD family protein, which produces MEMFGMPLETIYLYGLVISGVVTILYLFFGDALEGLAEAIPFVNPTLIFSFVTIFSAGGYLGEIFTRLPSLLIAGVSAIIALILVTLLNVFVLIPLSNAEESLVYKDSDLRGRIGTVITGIPTDGYGEVLIENISGRISKPAVSFTNTNIPYGKKVLVIDIENGVLQVKLYEELETYI; this is translated from the coding sequence ATGGAGATGTTTGGCATGCCATTAGAAACGATTTATTTATATGGATTGGTGATTTCGGGTGTTGTCACGATTCTTTATCTATTTTTCGGTGACGCCCTTGAAGGACTGGCAGAAGCGATTCCTTTTGTGAATCCGACCTTGATTTTTTCATTCGTGACGATTTTTTCTGCAGGAGGATATTTAGGAGAAATCTTCACACGTCTGCCCAGCTTATTGATTGCTGGGGTTTCAGCGATTATTGCTCTTATTCTTGTCACTTTATTGAATGTGTTTGTATTGATTCCCTTATCGAATGCCGAGGAGTCACTTGTCTACAAGGATAGTGACTTGCGGGGAAGAATCGGAACCGTCATCACCGGGATTCCGACTGATGGATATGGTGAAGTCTTGATTGAGAATATTAGCGGCCGCATCTCCAAACCGGCAGTCAGCTTCACAAACACTAACATTCCTTATGGAAAAAAAGTACTCGTGATCGACATCGAAAACGGGGTTCTGCAAGTGAAATTATATGAAGAATTAGAGACTTATATTTAG
- a CDS encoding flotillin family protein, with product MDLMLIVIGFVVFLIIALVAVFITKYKTAGPDEALIVTGSFLGSRNVHTDESSNKIKIIRGGGTFIFPVFQQSRPLSLLSSKLEVTTPEVYTEQGVPVMADGTAIIKIGGSISEIATAAEQFLGKTKEDRENEAKEVLEGHLRSILGSMTVEEIYKNRDKFSQEVQRVASQDLAKMGLVIVSFTIKDVRDKNGYLDSLGKPRIAQVKRDADIATADAEKETRIKKAEADKEAKKAEFERATEIAEAEKINGLKMAEFRREQDIAKARADQAYDLENARAQQEVTEQEMQVKIIERQKQIELEEKEILRRERQYDSEVKKKADADRYSVEQSAAADKARQIAEADANKYRIEAMARAEAERIRMDGLAKAEAERAQGETEAEIIRLKGIAEAEAKEKIAEAFEQFGQAAILDMIVKMLPEYAKQVAAPLGNIDKITVVDTGGSDANGGANKVTGYATNLMSTLQESLKASSGIDVKELIENFSGKANVRHSIDALAGEIRENKPENRIEAVIKQED from the coding sequence ATGGATCTAATGTTAATTGTTATTGGTTTTGTTGTCTTTTTAATCATCGCATTGGTCGCCGTTTTCATTACGAAGTATAAAACAGCCGGACCTGATGAAGCTCTTATTGTGACTGGTAGCTTTCTTGGAAGCCGAAATGTCCACACAGATGAATCGAGTAACAAAATAAAGATCATCAGGGGCGGAGGTACATTCATTTTCCCGGTATTCCAGCAATCACGTCCGCTTAGCCTGTTGTCCAGCAAGCTTGAAGTGACGACTCCTGAAGTTTACACAGAGCAGGGTGTACCGGTTATGGCAGATGGTACTGCGATTATCAAAATCGGCGGATCCATCAGTGAAATCGCCACAGCAGCTGAACAGTTCCTTGGCAAGACAAAAGAAGACAGGGAAAATGAAGCGAAGGAAGTTTTAGAAGGGCATCTTCGGTCGATTTTGGGGTCGATGACAGTAGAAGAAATCTATAAGAACCGTGATAAATTCTCCCAGGAAGTACAGCGTGTGGCATCCCAGGACCTTGCAAAAATGGGGTTAGTGATCGTTTCGTTTACAATTAAAGATGTCCGGGATAAAAATGGATACCTTGATTCTCTTGGTAAACCTAGAATTGCCCAGGTCAAACGTGACGCAGATATCGCAACTGCTGATGCGGAAAAAGAGACACGCATCAAGAAAGCGGAAGCCGATAAAGAGGCCAAGAAAGCCGAATTCGAACGTGCGACAGAAATCGCCGAAGCCGAAAAAATCAATGGATTAAAAATGGCTGAATTCCGCCGTGAGCAGGACATTGCCAAGGCTCGTGCCGACCAGGCATATGACCTCGAAAATGCCCGTGCCCAGCAAGAGGTAACAGAGCAGGAAATGCAGGTCAAGATCATCGAGCGCCAAAAGCAAATCGAGCTCGAGGAAAAAGAAATCCTGCGCCGTGAACGCCAATATGATTCCGAGGTCAAGAAAAAAGCCGACGCAGACCGCTACTCTGTTGAGCAATCCGCAGCCGCTGACAAAGCCAGACAAATCGCGGAAGCTGATGCAAATAAATACCGCATTGAAGCAATGGCACGTGCCGAAGCAGAGCGAATCCGCATGGATGGACTTGCAAAAGCCGAAGCCGAGCGGGCACAGGGTGAAACTGAAGCTGAAATCATCCGCCTGAAAGGGATTGCGGAAGCAGAGGCAAAAGAAAAGATTGCCGAAGCATTCGAACAGTTTGGCCAGGCAGCCATCCTCGATATGATCGTGAAAATGCTTCCTGAATACGCGAAGCAAGTGGCAGCCCCACTTGGAAACATTGACAAGATCACCGTTGTCGATACTGGCGGCAGTGACGCCAATGGCGGGGCAAACAAGGTAACAGGCTATGCAACGAATCTAATGTCGACACTCCAGGAATCACTAAAAGCATCATCAGGTATTGATGTAAAGGAACTGATTGAGAACTTCTCAGGAAAAGCCAATGTCAGACACAGTATCGATGCATTGGCAGGCGAAATCCGTGAAAACAAGCCCGAAAATAGAATTGAAGCAGTGATTAAGCAGGAAGATTAA
- a CDS encoding nuclease-related domain-containing protein has translation MLLKKRTESNELVALRYLNTRMELAANEKFHLVNLEKGYKGEVEFDRMTENLPEERYIMDDLLLQVNNSYFQIDKVIISGGLIHLLDVKYHEGDFYLESDKFYSLKSGKEYKNPVIQLKRSETLFRQLLQNLKLNYLVQASVVFNNPEFTLYQAPMDQPIILPTQINRFLKELTNTPSKLDENHKILAQKLLSLHHDKNPFTTLPEYDYDQMEKGMHCRTCGSFNTVIKNYDLVCGKCSEQERIDQAILRYIQELKVLFPEIKITTQIIYEWCQEKISKKTITRILKKNYVSTGRTCGTYYE, from the coding sequence ATGTTACTTAAAAAAAGAACTGAATCGAATGAATTAGTTGCATTGAGGTATCTGAACACAAGGATGGAGTTGGCCGCAAATGAAAAATTCCATCTTGTGAATCTGGAAAAGGGGTATAAAGGAGAGGTTGAATTTGACCGGATGACTGAAAACCTCCCTGAGGAAAGGTATATCATGGATGACCTTCTACTCCAGGTAAATAATTCTTATTTTCAAATTGATAAGGTTATAATCTCTGGGGGATTGATCCATCTATTGGATGTGAAATATCATGAAGGTGATTTTTACCTGGAATCAGATAAATTTTACTCATTGAAAAGTGGCAAAGAATACAAAAATCCAGTCATACAATTAAAGCGAAGCGAGACACTCTTTCGCCAACTCCTTCAGAACCTCAAATTAAATTACCTCGTCCAGGCTTCTGTCGTGTTCAACAACCCCGAATTCACACTTTACCAAGCCCCAATGGACCAACCAATCATCTTACCAACCCAGATCAATCGCTTTTTAAAAGAACTTACCAATACACCTTCTAAGTTAGACGAGAACCATAAAATACTAGCCCAAAAACTGCTCTCCTTGCACCATGATAAAAATCCATTTACCACTCTGCCTGAATATGATTATGATCAGATGGAAAAGGGGATGCACTGCAGGACTTGTGGTTCATTCAATACAGTGATTAAAAACTATGACTTAGTCTGCGGTAAATGTAGTGAACAGGAAAGGATTGATCAAGCCATTCTGCGATATATACAGGAATTAAAAGTGCTTTTTCCTGAAATTAAAATTACAACGCAGATTATCTATGAATGGTGCCAAGAAAAAATTAGCAAGAAGACAATAACCAGAATTTTAAAGAAGAACTATGTATCAACCGGCAGGACCTGTGGTACTTATTATGAATAA
- a CDS encoding carboxypeptidase M32, protein MEQKVMNQPIISALEKFTELDEKISHFNSISGLLSWDQKVIAPKKGRSIFAKASSTLRTEAFKLTVSEEMGELLSALSSPEADAYLDDAAKAKVRERLNFYNRSKSIPAEMIKDFSVLTSQANDAWEEARENNDFEKYLPYLEKIVDFKRKAVEIYGYENHPYDALLDEYEPGLTVERLDPLFDKLRKSSTDLLKRIQHAPYKPRAEIFDQAYSVAKQKEFNRYILPLIGFDMNAGRLDETVHPFAQTVNTGDVRITTRYLENNVRSAIFGTIHEAGHGIYEQNIDQQFEDTVLQEGASFGIHESQSRFLENMVGRSEEFWKYFYPKLQEHFPEQLGDVELDDFYRAVNAVQPSFIRVEADELTYNLHIMVRYEIEKALIAGEVEAKDLPAIWNSKMNEYLGVTPSSDSEGVLQDIHWSFGGFGYFPSYSLGNLYAAQILNKIKTDVPDFYGSIEKGDFAVIQKWLKENIHQYGMLYTPNDLIVKATGEELNADYLVQYLEDKYRKVYKL, encoded by the coding sequence ATGGAACAAAAGGTGATGAATCAACCAATCATCTCAGCACTGGAAAAATTCACGGAGCTGGATGAAAAAATATCACATTTTAATAGTATTTCAGGATTGCTTAGCTGGGACCAGAAAGTGATCGCTCCAAAGAAGGGCCGATCTATTTTCGCGAAAGCCAGCAGTACCTTAAGAACAGAAGCGTTCAAGCTGACCGTTTCAGAGGAAATGGGAGAACTTTTAAGCGCACTCTCTTCTCCAGAAGCAGATGCTTATCTTGATGACGCAGCAAAAGCGAAGGTTCGTGAAAGGCTGAATTTCTATAACCGTTCAAAAAGTATTCCGGCAGAAATGATCAAGGATTTTTCCGTGCTGACATCACAGGCGAATGATGCCTGGGAAGAGGCAAGGGAGAATAACGACTTTGAGAAATATCTGCCATACCTTGAAAAAATCGTTGATTTTAAAAGAAAGGCCGTTGAGATTTATGGCTATGAAAATCATCCATACGATGCGCTGCTTGATGAGTATGAACCTGGCTTGACTGTTGAAAGGCTGGATCCTTTATTTGATAAATTAAGAAAATCAAGCACTGATTTGCTAAAGAGGATTCAACATGCGCCCTATAAGCCGCGAGCAGAAATTTTTGATCAGGCTTATTCGGTGGCGAAACAAAAAGAGTTCAACCGATATATTTTGCCGCTGATTGGCTTTGATATGAATGCCGGCAGATTGGATGAGACAGTTCATCCATTCGCGCAGACGGTTAATACTGGAGATGTGCGGATTACCACCAGATATTTAGAAAATAATGTTCGTTCGGCCATTTTCGGTACGATCCATGAGGCCGGTCATGGTATTTATGAGCAAAACATTGATCAGCAGTTCGAGGATACTGTCCTCCAGGAAGGGGCTTCTTTCGGAATCCATGAGTCCCAGTCACGCTTCCTTGAAAATATGGTGGGGCGAAGCGAAGAATTCTGGAAATACTTTTATCCGAAGCTGCAAGAACATTTCCCTGAACAGCTTGGGGATGTCGAGCTGGATGATTTCTACCGTGCAGTCAATGCAGTTCAGCCATCATTCATCAGGGTCGAAGCCGATGAACTGACATATAATCTGCATATCATGGTCCGTTACGAAATTGAAAAGGCATTGATTGCCGGGGAAGTAGAAGCGAAGGATCTTCCTGCAATATGGAACTCGAAGATGAATGAATATTTGGGAGTAACACCTTCCAGTGATAGCGAGGGAGTACTTCAGGACATTCACTGGTCGTTTGGCGGATTTGGATATTTCCCATCGTATTCTTTGGGGAATTTGTATGCAGCCCAGATACTAAACAAAATTAAAACGGATGTGCCTGATTTTTACGGAAGCATTGAAAAAGGTGACTTTGCCGTGATCCAAAAATGGTTGAAGGAGAACATTCATCAATATGGTATGCTTTATACACCAAACGATTTAATCGTAAAAGCTACCGGTGAAGAACTGAATGCGGATTATCTGGTTCAATATCTGGAAGACAAATACCGCAAAGTATACAAACTATAA
- a CDS encoding TetR/AcrR family transcriptional regulator — MAPIVSEEYKERKRQEILQSAHACFAKKGFEASTVDDIVAQSGLSKGAIYNYFKSKDEIYLALMDGQTRESGTKFAKAIAERSTALEKLDFLVDAYLGNDPNDAENKDEALVHFEFRLYSTRNPELKKTLTERYKNFFVTLLAGIIEEGQGSGEFDIHLDPATYADIFWAMVNGVTLQATILDGYRYKNTLKEMQAMFVEKLRA, encoded by the coding sequence ATGGCGCCAATTGTTTCAGAGGAGTACAAGGAAAGGAAGCGGCAGGAGATTTTGCAGAGTGCCCATGCCTGTTTTGCCAAGAAAGGGTTTGAAGCATCAACTGTGGATGACATTGTCGCACAATCTGGCCTGAGCAAAGGGGCGATCTACAATTATTTCAAAAGTAAGGATGAAATCTACCTTGCCCTGATGGATGGCCAGACTAGAGAGTCAGGCACAAAATTCGCGAAGGCAATAGCAGAACGATCGACTGCTTTGGAGAAGCTTGATTTTCTGGTTGATGCCTATCTGGGTAATGACCCGAACGATGCTGAGAACAAGGACGAGGCACTTGTTCATTTCGAGTTCAGGCTTTATTCAACACGAAATCCTGAATTAAAGAAAACATTGACGGAGAGATATAAAAATTTCTTTGTTACTTTGTTAGCAGGCATTATTGAGGAAGGGCAGGGATCGGGAGAATTTGATATTCATCTTGATCCAGCCACTTATGCGGATATTTTTTGGGCGATGGTAAATGGAGTCACATTACAGGCGACAATTCTTGATGGGTATAGATATAAAAACACGTTAAAAGAAATGCAAGCGATGTTCGTCGAAAAACTGAGGGCATAA
- a CDS encoding potassium/proton antiporter — MNESVLSTDSFILLLAFLFIVGVLTTRFSTRLGVPSLIFFIMVGMIMGSDVLGIVYFDNAAMTQMIGVIALVIILFEGGLQTNWKDVRPVIVPSLSLATLGVLITSGIVAIAAKWILGLDWLEAILFGAIVGSTDAAAVFAVLKGHNVSPKLGSTLEAESGSNDPMAVFLTVAMIELITLPDASILKLIGDFFLQMGLGLILGIIFGRIAVKALNSINLDSSGLYPVFATAFALLTYGLTAFLNGSGLLAVYVAAIIIGNAEIAYRHSIFRFSEGFAWMMQILMFVILGLLVFPTELFSLDILIQGLLISVILMLVARPVAVFISTIKMNYSQKERIFLSWAGLKGAVPIILATFPLLAGIENSHKMFNVVFFVVLTSALIQGATIPKLADKLGLNGPKKTTPMQSLELVSLGKADAEMIEYEMESDSAIIGKTLMDIPFPEGTLVNAIIRDGKLTAPTGNTAILAGDFLYILSARKNKPQLKKLLKEKSISPENS, encoded by the coding sequence TTGAATGAAAGTGTTCTAAGTACCGATTCGTTTATTTTACTTTTGGCTTTCTTATTTATTGTCGGAGTATTAACGACCAGATTTTCAACCAGATTGGGTGTTCCCTCACTTATCTTCTTTATCATGGTAGGAATGATCATGGGCAGCGATGTCCTTGGCATTGTTTATTTTGATAATGCAGCAATGACTCAAATGATCGGTGTCATTGCTCTCGTCATCATTCTATTTGAAGGCGGACTGCAAACAAATTGGAAAGACGTCAGGCCGGTGATCGTACCTTCTTTATCACTTGCAACGCTTGGAGTGTTGATCACCTCGGGTATCGTAGCTATTGCTGCAAAATGGATTTTGGGACTTGATTGGCTAGAAGCGATATTATTTGGTGCGATCGTTGGATCCACTGATGCTGCAGCTGTTTTTGCTGTCCTGAAGGGTCACAATGTCTCTCCAAAACTAGGTTCAACACTCGAAGCCGAATCAGGTTCTAATGATCCGATGGCTGTGTTCTTAACAGTAGCAATGATTGAACTAATTACCTTACCTGATGCAAGTATCCTAAAATTGATTGGGGACTTTTTCTTGCAGATGGGACTGGGCCTGATTCTTGGAATAATCTTTGGAAGAATCGCTGTTAAAGCCCTGAACTCCATCAACCTTGATTCCAGCGGTCTGTATCCAGTTTTCGCAACAGCTTTTGCTCTGCTGACTTATGGACTAACAGCGTTTTTGAATGGAAGTGGTCTGCTTGCTGTCTACGTTGCCGCCATCATAATCGGAAATGCTGAGATTGCTTACCGCCATTCCATTTTCCGTTTTTCAGAAGGGTTCGCCTGGATGATGCAAATCCTTATGTTTGTCATCCTTGGACTCCTTGTATTTCCAACAGAACTATTCAGTCTGGATATTTTAATTCAGGGTCTTCTAATTTCTGTGATTCTAATGCTTGTGGCTAGACCTGTAGCCGTTTTTATCTCAACAATAAAAATGAATTACTCCCAAAAAGAACGGATTTTCCTTTCATGGGCAGGACTTAAAGGTGCAGTTCCGATCATTCTGGCCACCTTCCCGTTACTTGCCGGGATTGAAAACAGCCATAAGATGTTCAATGTTGTTTTCTTCGTCGTACTGACAAGCGCCTTGATTCAAGGTGCCACGATTCCAAAGTTAGCGGATAAACTTGGACTAAACGGACCCAAGAAAACGACACCAATGCAGTCACTTGAACTAGTTTCCCTTGGAAAAGCCGATGCTGAAATGATAGAATATGAGATGGAAAGTGATAGTGCGATCATAGGAAAAACTTTGATGGATATCCCCTTTCCGGAAGGGACACTGGTAAATGCCATTATCCGTGATGGTAAACTGACAGCTCCTACTGGAAATACAGCCATATTGGCAGGGGATTTTCTTTACATCTTGTCTGCCAGGAAAAATAAACCCCAGTTAAAAAAACTTTTAAAGGAAAAATCAATCAGTCCAGAAAACTCTTGA
- a CDS encoding tyrosine-type recombinase/integrase, with protein sequence MHAVSPIKSKNQIEQMKRYLEAHSTRDYSLFLLGINTGIKLQELLSLRVHDVCNEEGKIAEFLSIPHYTNPPIYLNALIRKVLKRYLNENSLISTDYLFKSRKTSEPITRQQAYRIINAAAKEAGIMEPVGMTTLRKTFGYHAYSQGVAISLIQKRLQHSSSSETMHFIGLDQQPVTVTININL encoded by the coding sequence ATGCATGCAGTAAGCCCCATAAAATCAAAAAATCAGATTGAACAAATGAAGAGATATCTAGAAGCACATTCAACCAGGGATTACAGTCTTTTTTTGCTGGGGATAAATACCGGCATCAAGCTTCAGGAACTTTTGAGCCTTCGTGTTCATGATGTCTGCAACGAAGAAGGAAAAATAGCAGAATTTCTTTCAATTCCTCATTACACCAATCCTCCTATCTATTTAAATGCATTAATTAGGAAGGTTCTTAAAAGATACTTAAATGAAAATTCCCTAATTAGTACGGATTATCTTTTTAAATCAAGAAAAACTTCAGAACCTATAACAAGACAGCAAGCATATCGAATCATCAATGCAGCTGCAAAAGAGGCTGGGATCATGGAACCTGTTGGAATGACCACTCTCAGAAAGACCTTTGGTTACCATGCCTATTCCCAGGGTGTTGCCATTTCTCTTATCCAGAAAAGACTTCAGCATTCATCTTCATCTGAAACGATGCATTTCATCGGATTGGACCAGCAGCCAGTTACAGTCACAATAAATATTAATTTATAA
- a CDS encoding HAMP domain-containing methyl-accepting chemotaxis protein — protein sequence MRFKKRQNSVKKTAVQKKPGKKLLNRNMSLKLKIVSLSIISILVLAMATTFYAQHTIKSSNFDSMEAELTTLSSLLSDQVSVGKAQTIISNPSKNNPGVTSMQKQMDQILKENPLIHNLYLITMDGDKFIIPTMSSAMMTDELTYGSQYSGGKAFDRAAVEAFKENKRTTTEIYKSDTGEKMSGFAPINDMGGKTIALYGVEFDVSQINKKINGEVAGIWILSIIILLLSSAAMYFLVSRLITPLDKIKNLTSNIANGDLSQDDIKVRSKDEIGALADSINKMTASLRTLVSQVQDSTKEVSTETMGLSKVASSSVEAIRELTAANQQAAASTQEQNANIEEMQATLEEINAGIEEINASAQQASYIAKNSTATSREGTKRIDEMLEGLEAVDENTNQLADIITELEKQSDKITQFVKIINTISDQTNLLALNAAIEAARAGEHGKGFAVVANEVRKLAEESAKSASTIISIVNENVQNTRNAVDYIIKTKEAVQFNKNLSIHAKDTLKEIYETTLEIEDNSSNIASAIEQQVIAIEQITNSLDTVSQASQQIAAGTSQTDQSTQDQLRIAENVNETTKVLQQTALELEKLTGRFKL from the coding sequence TTGCGTTTTAAGAAAAGACAGAACTCTGTCAAAAAGACAGCAGTACAGAAAAAGCCAGGCAAAAAACTGCTTAACAGAAATATGAGTTTAAAGCTGAAAATTGTATCTTTAAGTATCATTTCAATACTTGTCCTTGCAATGGCTACAACTTTCTATGCCCAGCATACGATAAAGTCCAGCAATTTCGACTCAATGGAAGCCGAACTCACTACGCTTTCAAGCTTGTTGTCGGATCAGGTTTCAGTCGGTAAAGCACAGACCATCATCAGCAATCCATCTAAAAACAATCCTGGTGTCACCTCAATGCAAAAACAAATGGATCAAATTTTGAAGGAGAATCCTTTAATACATAATCTTTATTTAATCACCATGGATGGTGACAAATTCATAATTCCGACTATGAGTTCTGCAATGATGACGGATGAGCTCACATATGGTTCACAATATTCAGGCGGAAAAGCATTTGACCGGGCCGCAGTAGAGGCTTTTAAGGAAAACAAAAGAACGACAACTGAAATATATAAGTCGGATACTGGGGAAAAAATGTCCGGATTTGCCCCAATCAATGACATGGGTGGAAAAACAATCGCATTATACGGGGTCGAGTTTGATGTTTCCCAAATAAATAAAAAGATCAATGGTGAAGTTGCAGGAATTTGGATCCTGTCCATCATAATCCTGCTTCTTTCAAGCGCAGCAATGTATTTCCTGGTTTCAAGACTGATTACGCCATTGGATAAAATAAAAAACCTGACATCAAATATTGCAAATGGCGATTTGTCACAGGATGACATAAAGGTCCGTTCAAAGGATGAAATCGGCGCACTGGCTGATAGCATCAATAAGATGACTGCTTCACTCCGTACTTTGGTTTCACAGGTTCAGGACAGTACAAAGGAAGTATCCACTGAAACTATGGGGTTATCCAAGGTAGCTTCAAGTTCTGTAGAAGCCATCAGGGAATTGACTGCAGCGAACCAACAGGCAGCTGCAAGCACACAGGAGCAGAATGCCAATATAGAGGAAATGCAGGCAACTTTGGAAGAAATCAATGCAGGAATCGAGGAAATCAACGCCTCGGCACAACAGGCAAGCTACATCGCCAAAAATTCAACTGCGACCTCCAGAGAAGGCACGAAGAGAATTGATGAAATGCTCGAGGGACTGGAAGCAGTTGATGAGAATACAAATCAGCTGGCTGATATCATAACAGAACTTGAAAAACAGTCCGACAAAATCACCCAGTTTGTTAAAATCATCAACACAATTTCTGACCAGACAAACCTGCTGGCTTTAAACGCAGCTATAGAAGCTGCAAGGGCCGGTGAACATGGAAAAGGCTTTGCAGTGGTCGCAAATGAAGTCAGGAAACTTGCTGAAGAGAGTGCGAAGTCAGCTTCAACAATTATTTCCATTGTTAATGAGAATGTTCAAAATACACGTAATGCAGTAGATTACATCATCAAGACGAAAGAAGCTGTTCAATTCAATAAAAACCTTTCGATTCACGCCAAAGATACACTGAAAGAAATATATGAAACAACATTGGAGATCGAAGATAACTCGAGCAATATTGCTTCCGCGATTGAACAGCAGGTCATTGCAATCGAACAAATCACAAACTCACTCGATACTGTCTCACAGGCATCCCAGCAAATTGCCGCAGGTACAAGCCAGACAGACCAATCAACACAGGACCAGTTGAGAATAGCTGAAAATGTGAATGAAACAACTAAAGTGCTCCAACAAACAGCATTAGAGTTAGAAAAGTTGACTGGCAGATTTAAATTATAA
- a CDS encoding TerC family protein yields the protein MEFTLLLEYGWVLLVLIFMEGLLAADNALVLAIMVKHLPEDKRKKALFYGLAGAFVFRFTSLFVLSFMVDIWQVQAIGALYLLFMSLSQIIKKLFPYEKIKKEVRTQKRENKSGFWMTVLKVEVADIAFAIDSILAAVALAVVLPETPIPDIGGMDGGQFLVIFAGGMIGVIIMRFAANMFVNLLEKRPGLEIAAFAIVGWVGVKLAVLTLSHPALGVINQDFPHSTLWKVIFYAVLGGIAAAGWFLSNRRVEKTFKKAS from the coding sequence ATGGAATTTACTTTGTTGCTTGAGTATGGCTGGGTACTGCTTGTGCTTATATTTATGGAGGGGCTTTTAGCGGCGGATAATGCATTGGTGCTGGCGATCATGGTGAAGCACCTTCCTGAAGATAAACGTAAAAAAGCCCTGTTTTATGGCCTCGCAGGAGCATTCGTATTTCGATTTACATCATTATTTGTTCTTTCTTTCATGGTTGATATATGGCAAGTTCAGGCTATTGGGGCATTGTATCTTTTGTTCATGTCATTAAGCCAAATTATTAAAAAACTGTTCCCTTATGAAAAAATTAAGAAGGAAGTCAGGACCCAAAAAAGGGAAAACAAAAGCGGCTTTTGGATGACCGTACTGAAAGTGGAAGTAGCCGACATTGCCTTTGCCATCGATTCGATTCTCGCAGCAGTTGCATTGGCAGTGGTGTTGCCAGAAACTCCAATCCCCGATATCGGCGGAATGGACGGTGGTCAATTTCTTGTCATATTTGCGGGCGGCATGATTGGAGTGATCATCATGAGATTCGCTGCGAATATGTTCGTCAATCTGCTTGAAAAAAGGCCAGGTCTTGAAATTGCTGCATTTGCAATCGTCGGCTGGGTTGGGGTGAAACTGGCAGTATTGACCTTATCTCATCCGGCACTGGGAGTAATCAATCAGGATTTCCCTCACTCGACATTATGGAAGGTGATTTTCTATGCTGTTCTAGGCGGGATAGCTGCTGCTGGATGGTTCCTATCCAATAGAAGGGTTGAAAAGACCTTTAAAAAGGCATCATAA